From Cognatishimia activa, one genomic window encodes:
- a CDS encoding ATP-dependent DNA helicase codes for MTKPVPKGAVTLSHDQADAFDQISAILKGAGVDLDDSLLMPPKSSASAVAAVMGKAGSGKTLLLAELVNALKEAGVSIVSGDYESKKALDRRTLAILAPTNKAASVLRMRGVPATTIHRILYSPVYDPEYEKIAEWLAENGEKPEIEGLTEEALDRAHAFYQLHKSIPGALAAAGLRGSDFITGWKRRDEPLDIGFVDEGSMLDDRQFDDLKEIFSTLVVFGDPAQLAPVNQSGSMVFDKLPEQSKFSLSRIHRQDADNPILDLAHALADPQMGFEDFERMIEEKARNDDRVVWSQRVEVDLMARSPVLVWRNNTRIRLINAFRHVHGAPEDDLLEGEPLICDGIELPMKHRKKRLDLEARGLIKGAQVIYLGPGRKPGFSRLHVMGAEDPQVSAASIVKIEKPDEEEPFIPYAARMGAAFLHGAAVTIHKAQGSQWENVQVFAPDLFVAARMGRVEAGQPLWKRLAYVAITRAQERLYWVVRNRLAKPTGPLQTEDLRVAPAPLTLEEQT; via the coding sequence ATGACGAAGCCCGTGCCCAAGGGGGCAGTGACCCTTTCCCACGATCAGGCGGATGCCTTTGACCAGATTTCCGCCATCCTGAAAGGGGCTGGTGTCGATCTGGACGACAGCCTGCTGATGCCTCCGAAAAGCAGCGCATCTGCGGTGGCAGCAGTGATGGGGAAGGCCGGATCTGGTAAGACGCTTTTGCTTGCCGAACTGGTGAATGCCCTGAAGGAAGCAGGCGTTTCGATTGTTTCTGGCGACTACGAAAGCAAGAAAGCGCTGGATCGCCGAACTCTGGCAATTTTGGCACCGACGAACAAAGCTGCCAGCGTTCTTCGCATGCGTGGTGTACCTGCGACGACGATCCACCGTATTCTCTACAGCCCCGTCTATGACCCGGAATACGAAAAGATCGCGGAATGGCTTGCTGAGAACGGCGAGAAGCCGGAGATCGAAGGATTGACAGAAGAGGCGCTGGACCGCGCTCATGCCTTCTATCAGCTACATAAATCCATCCCAGGGGCTTTAGCTGCGGCGGGGCTGCGTGGATCGGATTTCATTACGGGATGGAAACGACGGGATGAGCCCCTTGATATCGGGTTTGTCGATGAAGGCTCTATGTTGGATGATCGTCAATTTGATGATTTGAAAGAGATTTTTTCAACGCTTGTTGTGTTTGGCGATCCAGCCCAGCTGGCACCGGTAAACCAATCGGGGTCGATGGTTTTTGACAAGCTTCCAGAACAGTCAAAATTCTCACTCAGCCGCATACACCGTCAGGATGCTGACAACCCGATCCTTGATTTGGCCCATGCTTTGGCCGACCCGCAAATGGGGTTTGAAGATTTCGAGCGCATGATTGAAGAAAAGGCTCGAAACGATGACCGTGTCGTCTGGTCACAGCGGGTCGAAGTGGATCTGATGGCGCGTTCACCGGTTTTGGTCTGGCGCAATAATACCCGCATTCGATTGATCAACGCATTTCGTCATGTCCATGGCGCGCCAGAGGATGATCTTCTTGAGGGGGAGCCGCTGATCTGCGACGGTATCGAGTTGCCGATGAAACACCGCAAGAAGCGCCTTGATCTTGAAGCCCGAGGGCTCATCAAGGGGGCTCAGGTAATCTATCTGGGACCGGGACGAAAACCTGGTTTCTCTCGCCTGCATGTGATGGGCGCAGAAGACCCTCAGGTTTCAGCGGCCTCGATTGTGAAAATCGAAAAGCCTGACGAAGAAGAACCGTTCATTCCTTATGCTGCGAGGATGGGCGCGGCCTTTCTGCACGGGGCGGCTGTGACTATTCATAAGGCACAGGGCAGCCAGTGGGAGAATGTGCAGGTCTTTGCACCCGACCTGTTTGTGGCCGCGCGCATGGGGCGGGTTGAAGCCGGCCAGCCTTTGTGGAAACGTCTGGCTTATGTGGCGATCACTCGCGCGCAAGAGCGCCTTTATTGGGTGGTGCGCAACCGTTTGGCGAAACCGACGGGGCCACTGCAGACAGAAGACTTGAGGGTCGCGCCAGCGCCCCTGACCTTGGAGGAACAAACATGA
- the ccrA gene encoding crotonyl-CoA carboxylase/reductase, which yields MALDSENSVLQYDAPEKDLYELGEIPPMGYVPKQMYAWTIRRERHGTPDESFKVEVVDVPKLDAHEVLVLVMSAGVNYNGVWAGLGKPISPFDGHGADYHIAGSDASGIVWAVGEKVKNWKVGDEVVIHCNQDDGDDEECNGGDPMYSNSQRIWGYETPDGSFAQFTNVQAQQLLRRPTHQTWEESACYTLTLATAYRMLFGHPPHELKPGMNVLVWGASGGLGTYAIQLIKAAGANAIGVISDESKRDFVMSLGAKGVINRKDFTCWGQLPTVNTPEYNEWFKEARRFGKAIWDITGKGNNVDIVFEHPGETTFPVSNLVCKKGGMVVICAGTTGYNLTFDVRYTWMHQKRLQGSHFAHLKQAAAANQMMIERRIEPFLSETFTWDEIPEAHMKMYRNEHKPGNMSVLVQAPKTGLRTLQEVLDAG from the coding sequence ATGGCTCTGGATTCTGAAAACAGCGTTCTTCAGTACGACGCACCGGAAAAAGATCTCTATGAACTGGGGGAAATCCCTCCGATGGGTTATGTCCCAAAGCAGATGTATGCTTGGACAATCCGTCGTGAACGTCACGGTACACCTGACGAGTCCTTCAAGGTAGAAGTGGTTGACGTTCCAAAGCTGGACGCGCACGAAGTTCTGGTTCTCGTTATGTCTGCAGGTGTGAACTACAACGGCGTTTGGGCGGGCCTTGGCAAACCGATCTCTCCATTTGACGGCCACGGCGCGGATTACCACATCGCGGGTTCCGATGCGTCCGGTATCGTTTGGGCCGTTGGTGAGAAAGTTAAGAACTGGAAAGTGGGCGACGAAGTTGTCATCCACTGTAACCAGGACGATGGTGACGATGAGGAATGCAACGGCGGCGACCCAATGTATTCCAATAGCCAGCGCATCTGGGGCTATGAGACACCAGACGGTTCCTTTGCTCAATTCACCAACGTACAGGCACAGCAGCTGCTGCGTCGTCCAACACACCAGACTTGGGAAGAAAGCGCATGCTACACCCTGACTCTGGCGACCGCATACCGCATGCTCTTTGGCCACCCTCCACATGAGCTGAAGCCGGGCATGAACGTTCTGGTTTGGGGCGCATCCGGTGGTCTGGGCACCTACGCGATCCAGCTGATCAAAGCAGCCGGTGCAAACGCGATTGGTGTGATTTCTGACGAAAGCAAACGTGACTTCGTTATGTCTCTGGGCGCGAAAGGCGTGATCAACCGCAAGGACTTCACTTGCTGGGGTCAGCTGCCAACCGTGAACACACCGGAGTACAATGAGTGGTTCAAGGAAGCGCGCCGTTTCGGCAAGGCGATCTGGGACATCACTGGTAAAGGCAACAACGTAGACATCGTCTTCGAACACCCAGGTGAGACCACATTCCCAGTGTCCAACCTGGTTTGTAAGAAAGGCGGCATGGTTGTGATCTGCGCGGGTACCACCGGCTACAACCTGACCTTCGACGTTCGTTATACATGGATGCACCAGAAGCGCCTGCAGGGTTCACACTTCGCGCACCTCAAGCAAGCAGCCGCAGCGAACCAGATGATGATCGAGCGTCGCATTGAGCCGTTCCTGTCTGAGACATTCACTTGGGACGAAATCCCAGAGGCGCACATGAAAATGTACCGCAACGAGCACAAACCAGGGAACATGTCTGTTCTGGTTCAGGCTCCGAAGACCGGTCTGCGCACTCTGCAAGAGGTTCTCGACGCCGGTTAA